One window from the genome of Tolypothrix sp. NIES-4075 encodes:
- a CDS encoding pseudouridine synthase, whose translation MMNEYRYIIFYKPYGVLSQFTKDSPNRSTLKDYIEVADVYPVGRLDWDSEGLLLLTNNGQLQHRLSHPQFGHERTYLVQVERIPDAEALQKLQTGVQIQDYRTRPTKVRLLSEEPLLSDRDPPIRFRKNVPTAWLEMTLTEGKNRQVRRMTAVVGFPTLRLVRIAIAHLKLDNLQPGQWRELTLEQIKLLHNLTKPHKKSIYF comes from the coding sequence ATAATGAATGAATATAGATATATCATTTTTTACAAACCCTACGGCGTTCTCAGCCAGTTTACAAAAGATAGCCCTAACCGCAGTACCCTGAAAGATTACATCGAAGTGGCTGATGTGTACCCTGTGGGGCGTTTAGACTGGGACAGTGAAGGGTTATTATTATTGACAAATAACGGACAATTGCAACATCGCCTTTCTCATCCTCAATTTGGACACGAAAGGACTTATTTAGTACAGGTAGAGCGAATTCCGGATGCAGAAGCTTTGCAGAAGTTGCAAACAGGTGTGCAAATTCAAGATTACCGGACTCGACCGACAAAAGTACGACTTTTATCAGAAGAACCGTTGTTAAGCGATCGCGATCCACCAATAAGATTTAGAAAAAATGTCCCCACAGCTTGGTTAGAGATGACTTTGACAGAGGGGAAAAATCGTCAAGTCAGAAGAATGACAGCAGTTGTAGGATTTCCTACCTTGCGACTGGTCAGGATAGCGATCGCCCACTTAAAATTAGATAATTTACAACCAGGACAGTGGCGCGAACTTACGCTAGAACAAATAAAATTATTACATAATTTGACGAAACCACACAAAAAGAGCATCTATTTTTAA